The Diaphorobacter ruginosibacter genome contains a region encoding:
- a CDS encoding S1 family peptidase yields the protein MKSIFSFKNAIAVAAGMAISFIGYAADNDYRPEEATAGKPGFRTIDEAIDKVGIRKYLTPENAQVTSNAADNTERIISDLGEYYAGTWIAYDDKNAAYQVVATTSTKFSSKAIQDDKNIKVIVVKYSHKQLMDVYEDLLFKYITNSSAPFEITSASLDYQNNALVVRVNPGEIEKVSNALKELGYDMGMLYFIEARKPVPVATIYHGQPILLKGGVERQACTAGFNSIVDGLYYNVITAGHCIDLPSQVATEGNFNNGGPGIESSGMFIGNVWLDEFTNNHQIDAASVSNWNNAHTPSPILRSGGVPIRGVRSSPVASFVCADGWMSGWRCGDVTGPVTLSPVNQPGRPNRLAMLISTNLCGTRGDSGGPVVLYKDANLYGTGLISTANTSCEDVIGGGNPTSRISQFQPLDLYLAKYPGIQLVYQP from the coding sequence ATGAAATCGATCTTTAGTTTTAAAAATGCTATTGCCGTTGCTGCAGGGATGGCGATTTCTTTTATTGGTTACGCAGCGGACAATGATTACAGACCAGAAGAGGCAACGGCAGGCAAACCTGGCTTTCGGACCATAGACGAAGCAATCGACAAGGTGGGCATTAGAAAATACCTTACCCCCGAAAATGCACAAGTAACGTCAAATGCAGCTGACAATACCGAACGAATTATTTCCGATCTAGGCGAATATTATGCCGGCACTTGGATAGCTTATGATGACAAAAATGCAGCATATCAAGTAGTTGCCACTACGAGCACTAAATTTTCAAGCAAAGCCATTCAAGACGATAAAAATATTAAAGTCATCGTTGTCAAATATTCTCATAAGCAATTGATGGATGTTTATGAGGACCTGCTATTTAAGTACATCACAAACTCTTCTGCTCCCTTTGAAATTACTTCTGCTTCACTTGATTACCAGAACAACGCTTTGGTAGTTCGAGTCAATCCAGGAGAAATAGAAAAGGTGTCCAACGCATTAAAAGAGCTTGGATATGACATGGGAATGCTTTATTTTATAGAGGCGCGCAAACCGGTTCCTGTAGCTACAATTTATCATGGTCAACCAATTCTCTTGAAAGGCGGAGTGGAGAGACAAGCCTGTACGGCGGGGTTTAATTCAATAGTTGACGGGCTCTATTACAACGTAATTACAGCCGGGCACTGTATTGATTTACCAAGTCAGGTCGCCACAGAGGGAAATTTTAATAATGGGGGCCCAGGCATTGAATCTAGTGGCATGTTCATAGGTAACGTTTGGCTCGATGAGTTCACTAACAACCATCAAATTGATGCAGCATCGGTTTCAAACTGGAATAATGCTCATACTCCTAGTCCAATTTTGAGAAGTGGAGGTGTGCCAATTAGAGGCGTTAGAAGCTCTCCAGTTGCGAGCTTTGTGTGTGCAGATGGTTGGATGTCAGGCTGGAGATGCGGGGATGTAACTGGCCCAGTGACATTATCTCCCGTCAATCAGCCAGGGCGACCAAACAGATTGGCAATGCTTATAAGCACGAATCTTTGCGGTACACGCGGTGACTCAGGGGGACCAGTAGTCCTTTACAAAGATGCAAACCTCTATGGGACTGGTCTCATCTCTACAGCTAACACATCATGTGAAGATGTTATAGGTGGAGGGAATCCAACATCTCGCATTTCTCAATTTCAGCCATTAGATCTCTATTTGGCAAAATATCCAGGTATTCAACTAGTGTACCAACCGTAG
- a CDS encoding IPTL-CTERM sorting domain-containing protein: protein MNLSSFIRTFFIALFAIIGINNASAKVLMLTANDAVAAPIFNAAITEFGGTGNVTHVNTLDTPGSISESTFTTGGPYDTLVVLTVYATPSPRLDNLAAIKSAIANRTIPQVILFTDGCSTCSPTGYNWMVDVLREMGGTPFSNVATGTYNSSHTSFPLNTQSSFSSSFTSLNPMLGNRYRPLTNVPANNVLYLPQGGTPTNIGNINAYTVILPANDSNNGLGSCLITSIDASMLDNSGNNGKIGNAMLAALEADASCKLPEPATLAQAFSPATVTPGASSQLTITLSNPNAWNATGVNVSDLIPSPLNVISSTSTCGATPTLSGQLVTLNNGSIPANGQCAITVDVQWSSDVNTCNTSLTNTIDPAQGDFSASVGVQQSASTANIACQYSPPTYTVGGQITGLQPGTALQVSNGSDVITLTSNGPFVFPSSMGSGSSYAVTIGSQPKGAVCSLSNGSGQIADSNVTNILIDCKTSVQPTETTPVPTLSEWALIGLSFVLGMFGLARSRQRQG, encoded by the coding sequence ATGAATTTATCATCATTTATAAGGACATTTTTCATTGCGCTTTTTGCAATCATCGGCATAAATAACGCCTCAGCCAAAGTGCTAATGCTAACGGCAAACGACGCAGTGGCAGCCCCCATTTTTAATGCTGCCATTACAGAATTCGGCGGGACCGGCAATGTTACGCATGTGAATACACTGGATACTCCAGGCAGTATTTCAGAAAGTACATTTACAACAGGAGGTCCATATGACACTCTTGTTGTTCTAACGGTCTACGCAACCCCCTCTCCAAGGCTTGACAACTTAGCAGCAATTAAGAGTGCGATTGCCAATCGAACTATTCCTCAGGTAATCCTTTTCACTGATGGGTGCTCAACATGCAGCCCAACAGGTTACAACTGGATGGTAGATGTTTTAAGGGAAATGGGGGGGACTCCTTTTTCCAATGTGGCGACAGGAACATATAACTCATCTCACACCAGCTTCCCTTTAAATACCCAATCCAGCTTCAGTTCGAGCTTTACCAGCCTCAATCCGATGCTCGGAAATAGGTATCGTCCGCTGACCAACGTCCCTGCAAATAATGTCCTATACCTCCCACAAGGAGGAACGCCGACCAATATCGGAAACATCAATGCATACACAGTCATTTTGCCAGCAAACGATTCAAACAACGGCTTGGGATCGTGCCTCATCACATCAATTGATGCCTCAATGCTCGACAATAGTGGCAACAATGGAAAAATTGGAAATGCAATGCTAGCTGCGTTGGAAGCGGATGCATCGTGTAAATTACCCGAGCCGGCGACATTGGCTCAAGCATTTTCCCCCGCTACTGTCACCCCTGGCGCAAGCAGTCAACTCACAATCACCCTTTCAAATCCGAACGCATGGAATGCTACTGGGGTCAATGTTTCAGACTTAATTCCATCCCCATTGAATGTTATTTCTTCCACATCCACATGCGGCGCCACTCCCACTTTGAGCGGACAGTTAGTCACTCTAAATAACGGGAGTATCCCTGCCAATGGACAATGCGCTATTACTGTTGATGTGCAATGGTCGTCGGACGTGAATACATGCAACACGTCATTGACGAACACAATTGATCCTGCGCAAGGTGATTTTTCGGCGAGCGTCGGCGTTCAGCAGTCAGCCTCGACTGCTAATATTGCTTGCCAATATTCACCCCCAACTTACACGGTTGGAGGCCAAATCACGGGCTTGCAACCAGGGACAGCACTACAAGTGTCAAATGGCAGTGATGTGATTACCCTGACGTCAAATGGCCCGTTCGTCTTTCCCTCATCAATGGGGAGTGGGTCGTCGTATGCCGTAACAATAGGTAGCCAGCCGAAGGGTGCAGTCTGTTCACTCTCAAATGGATCAGGTCAAATTGCTGATTCCAATGTGACAAACATACTCATTGATTGCAAGACTTCAGTACAGCCAACAGAGACAACGCCCGTTCCAACACTCTCAGAATGGGCACTCATTGGTCTATCGTTCGTGCTCGGGATGTTTGGGCTGGCGCGAAGCCGCCAGCGTCAGGGCTGA
- a CDS encoding glycoside hydrolase family protein, producing the protein MRGDVARDYLTVKRLIDLTMFAINVGMAGACGSQAVQNINAGRVEQGCCNLIAWTPTGAPNWSTAGGVFVQGLQNRRQAERKLCLEQS; encoded by the coding sequence ATGCGTGGTGATGTGGCGCGGGACTACCTCACTGTCAAGCGCCTGATCGACCTGACGATGTTCGCGATCAACGTGGGTATGGCCGGCGCGTGCGGCTCCCAGGCCGTGCAGAACATCAATGCGGGACGGGTGGAGCAGGGCTGCTGCAACCTGATCGCCTGGACGCCCACCGGCGCGCCGAACTGGAGCACCGCAGGCGGGGTGTTTGTTCAGGGGCTGCAGAACCGGAGGCAGGCAGAGCGCAAGCTGTGCCTTGAGCAGTCATGA
- a CDS encoding IPTL-CTERM sorting domain-containing protein: MRKRSLQASTWCLAFASALLWPAAHAAPVVIYDGSSAPMAPAWSQTQLGTPDVTTSAGTTRFKTKTASGSRTSDANLYTYATGTNSFIASIRLKVYAVNTHNSHDAGLMFSVGDNFSNLGTPTQRSAMLYIDTNTIGWADDTAAVTNDATQFHEYAIRYSNSQLDVFVDASFDEIVAGTATPKLTRPMASTGPQQGVIVFGDQTNDANYDSDFEVQFVKFLNLSLASAPTNLQAIPGNGQVTVNWTAPNNAGPAITKYTVTGAPNGSCTSEVVPPATEPATSCTVTGLTNGTSYKFKVVATNDGGDSQPSAESAPVTPSTDLAFVGAGSPIALAPGTVGTAYSASLSVTGGLPPYSFSLSGNLPAGLNLHPATGVISGSPTKAETANFSITVVDSEGLPKSVTKAAPLHTATQDFSITIAAAPVAIAPTSVPTLSEWGLIALSSLLAMFGLARNRRRPG, encoded by the coding sequence ATGCGCAAAAGATCCCTGCAAGCTTCGACCTGGTGCCTTGCCTTTGCAAGTGCTCTTTTATGGCCTGCTGCCCATGCGGCACCCGTGGTGATCTATGACGGCAGCAGCGCGCCAATGGCTCCAGCCTGGTCACAGACTCAACTAGGTACACCCGATGTCACCACATCTGCCGGCACAACCCGCTTCAAAACGAAAACCGCGAGTGGTTCCCGAACGAGTGATGCAAACCTGTATACATACGCTACGGGGACCAACAGCTTCATTGCATCCATACGACTCAAGGTGTATGCAGTCAATACCCATAATTCCCACGATGCTGGATTGATGTTCAGCGTTGGAGATAATTTTTCGAACCTTGGAACCCCAACCCAACGCTCGGCGATGCTCTATATCGATACCAACACGATAGGGTGGGCGGATGACACGGCTGCCGTTACAAACGATGCAACCCAGTTTCATGAATACGCCATCCGCTACAGCAACAGCCAACTTGACGTTTTTGTGGATGCCTCTTTTGACGAGATCGTGGCAGGAACGGCAACGCCCAAACTCACCCGTCCCATGGCATCGACAGGCCCCCAGCAGGGGGTCATCGTTTTTGGCGATCAGACGAACGATGCCAACTATGACTCGGACTTCGAGGTGCAGTTTGTGAAGTTTCTCAACCTGAGCCTTGCCTCCGCACCGACCAACCTGCAGGCAATTCCAGGCAACGGACAGGTCACCGTGAACTGGACGGCTCCCAACAACGCAGGTCCGGCCATCACGAAGTACACCGTTACAGGAGCTCCGAACGGCTCCTGCACCAGTGAGGTCGTACCTCCGGCAACGGAGCCAGCAACCAGCTGCACCGTCACAGGCTTGACCAACGGTACTTCTTACAAGTTCAAGGTCGTGGCAACCAATGATGGAGGCGACAGCCAGCCATCCGCAGAGAGTGCACCTGTCACGCCCAGCACAGACCTTGCATTTGTGGGTGCAGGTTCCCCCATCGCTTTGGCCCCCGGCACCGTCGGCACTGCCTACAGCGCCTCGCTTTCGGTGACTGGAGGGCTTCCACCCTATTCCTTCTCGCTGTCCGGCAACCTGCCTGCAGGTCTGAACCTCCACCCCGCAACCGGTGTTATTTCCGGCTCACCCACCAAGGCTGAAACAGCGAACTTCAGCATTACGGTGGTGGACAGCGAAGGCTTGCCGAAGTCAGTGACAAAGGCTGCTCCGCTGCATACGGCCACGCAGGACTTCAGCATAACGATTGCAGCCGCACCGGTGGCAATCGCACCCACCTCTGTCCCGACACTGAGTGAATGGGGTTTGATCGCCCTGTCATCGCTGCTGGCGATGTTCGGGCTGGCGCGAAACCGCAGGCGACCAGGCTGA
- a CDS encoding pirin family protein yields MSTTQDLQPQHLPTRIADVGGIPIHRAIPQRTLRKVGAWCFLDHAGPADPQPPGMQVGPHPHIGLQTFTWMIRGEVLHRDSLGSEQIIRPGQVNLMTAGRGIAHSEESQEPWHIHATQLWIALPESHRHGEPRFQHYPDLPQTRVGDFTATVLAGEALGLLSPAEVHTPLMGVDLHAEQIEEGRRAQASMPLRKDFEHAVLMLSGEVQVDGQPLPEGELLYLPVGTESIALDCAQGSRLIVIGGEPMEEAIIIWWNFVARTTEEVSEAREQWEAHLRDGGGSSTSRFGKPVASPLPSTHAPSLDGVQLRASK; encoded by the coding sequence ATGAGCACCACACAAGACCTCCAGCCCCAGCATCTGCCGACCCGCATTGCGGATGTGGGCGGCATTCCCATCCACCGCGCGATCCCGCAGCGCACGCTGCGCAAGGTGGGCGCATGGTGCTTCCTCGATCACGCGGGCCCCGCGGACCCGCAGCCGCCGGGCATGCAGGTGGGACCGCACCCCCACATCGGGCTGCAGACTTTCACCTGGATGATCCGCGGCGAGGTGCTGCACCGCGACAGCCTGGGCAGCGAGCAGATCATCCGGCCCGGCCAGGTGAACCTGATGACGGCAGGCCGCGGTATTGCGCATTCGGAGGAAAGCCAGGAACCTTGGCACATCCACGCGACCCAGTTGTGGATCGCGCTGCCCGAATCGCATCGCCATGGCGAGCCACGCTTCCAGCACTACCCCGACCTGCCGCAAACGCGGGTCGGCGATTTCACGGCGACGGTGCTCGCGGGCGAGGCTCTCGGGCTGCTGTCTCCCGCCGAAGTGCACACGCCGCTGATGGGCGTGGACCTGCATGCGGAGCAGATCGAGGAGGGTCGTCGCGCCCAGGCCTCCATGCCGCTGCGCAAGGATTTCGAGCATGCGGTGCTGATGCTGTCCGGCGAGGTACAGGTCGACGGACAGCCTCTGCCCGAAGGGGAGCTGCTTTATCTGCCCGTCGGCACGGAATCCATCGCGCTTGACTGCGCACAGGGTAGCCGCTTGATCGTGATTGGCGGAGAGCCCATGGAAGAGGCCATCATCATCTGGTGGAACTTCGTCGCCCGCACCACCGAGGAAGTGAGCGAGGCCCGCGAACAGTGGGAGGCACACCTGCGCGACGGCGGCGGCTCATCCACGTCGCGGTTCGGCAAGCCCGTGGCATCGCCCCTGCCCTCGACCCATGCGCCATCGCTCGACGGCGTTCAGCTGCGCGCATCAAAGTGA